Below is a genomic region from Deltaproteobacteria bacterium.
TCTCAGATTGGCCTCTGCCTCCGCCTTCAACGTGATGAGGTTCAAAGGCGATCGGACCCGCACCACGAGGTCCGAAAAATCAAGATTGTTCTTCGGTCCATGCGAAAAGGCGAACCCCCGAAGCTCAATCTCCTCGCTCATCGGCCCCTCGACCCGATCAGGGTCGTAGTCAAAAGAGACATAACCGTCTTCCACCAGACCGCCCGTCATCGTTTCGCCTACCTGAAATTGAATCGGTCCCCCATCTGCCGATCCAATCGCAAGCTCATCGATTTCGAGCCAACTCCTCTGTAAAACAGGTTTGTCTCCAGACAGGTCCAACTGAACAGAGCTATTCAGGCGACCCGACGAGCGAAGAGATCCCAACTGAGAGGTTGGAATATTTTCCACAACATACTCGAGATTATCGAAATAGATTTCGGCAAGATTCGGATGTCGCAGGACAATCTCGATCTCGCCTCGAAGGGCCAACGGTACCGATGTGGGAAGGGTCACATCAATATCCGACAGGACGATGGAGGTTGTTTTATCCGCTGCATTGTACGACCAATGCAGATCAAGCGTCCCTTCCGCATTTGGAATCAGGAGACTCGCCGGAAGTTTTGGGAAATTGGCGTAAGAATCCCCCTTGATCCCCTCAAAATCAAACTTGAGGAAACGTCCGGATTTTAAGGTTTCCATCAATCTCTGCCAATCAAGATGAAGGTAGCTCCTCCCGACAAGCTCATGGTTTGGTGGAGGTCTCGAATCAACCGTAATCTGTAAATCATCGAGGGTCCCGATGGGACCCTGGACCCATTTGGAACGCTCGCCAAACCACTCCTCAATGACCTGTCTCAAGCCTGACGAGTCCTGATCGACCCAGCTTCCCATGAGCGCCTTCAAAAATCGGCGACCAAAAGATTCTTTGTAAACGGCATTTTGCCTCTGTACTGAAAATGGCTGGGGATCGCTCCTCTCTGCTGGATCAGGATAGGCGGTCAAAGCCCTCGTCCTCGGTATCGGTGTCAAAAGAGATCGCCCGAGACCGAACAAATTCAACCCCTCGGTCACCTTGACTGTCGGGAGTCCCCGATGTGCGAGATGCGGAACAACGAGTCGCGCCTGATCTGTTTCAGAAAACCTGCTGACAAAGATATCTGAAAATCGTCTCTTCCTCCTCGTCAGCCCCGCCACATCAAAACCGTAAAAAACCTCAAGCCCATCGGTCCAAACATCCCCATCGATCTTGAACGTGTCATATCGAGACCGAGCGTTGAAGGCGAGCTCCGCCCCCTCATCCCAAGTCACATCTCCCGTCCAGCTATCCCTTTCGACCCTTCCCTCATGAAATCTTGCCCTCACGTAATAATCGTGATTCCCAAAAAAATGATAGGTGATCGGTAAGGATCTCCGAAAGCTCATCGGCTCTCGGCGGTCGAGAAGTTTCTCCACTATCCCTTGTTTCGTTGGATAGGCAAAACCGGCTTGCTCAGCAGCTACTGCAAAGAGATCAAGCAGACTCCTGTTCGGTGTCTCAGGAGGAGCTGCGTCAAAGGCAGAACAAAAAAGGTCTTCGAAACGAGAAGGTGCGGGGGAACCATTGACCGTAGCTGTCACACCCAGACAATCGGGTGCGATCGGAAGGAGGTTGCTACCGAAACCGAAGCACAATCAGGGCACTCAGTGTCGTCAATCCCCCCAAGGCCCAGAGGGTCATCGGAAGTCCCCAACTATCCGTGATCCATCCCAAGACAGGGGCAATTACGACAAAGAGGAGATGCTGTAAAAAATCCTGGGTCGAAAGGACGGTCGCCCTCCTCTCCGAAGAGATCAATTGATTGACCGCCTGACTCGTCATTGGGAGAAACAGACCCCAGATAAAGTAGACAAGACTCGCAAGAAGAAAGGAAAAGGGGTGGTGGATGAGGGCAAGCGCTGAAAGCGTCAGGGTAAAGAAAAAGGCGAGCAGAAAGAAATTCCCCCTTTTCAGAAAACGGTTTGGAAGATGCCTGGCCAATTGACTTCCCCCCATGCTGGCCATTTGGAAGAAAAGGAAGACCAAGCCAAAGTAGGCGAGAGGGACCCCCACCTCCTTCAGGTAGGGTTGAATAAGGGTTACAATAAAAACGAGGATCGTCGTGAAAAGGAGAGAATAGTAACCGACCATGGTTCTCAGATTTTTCGAACCGGATCGTATCTCACGAACACCCATCAGAAACGACTCGGCCCCCGCTGACGCCGTCTTTCTCGTCTTGGGGGGCTCGTGAAGGGTAATCGCAACAATCGCCGCCACCAGGAAGGCGATTGCCGAAAGGAAAAATGGGAGCCTCCCCGAAAAAATATAAACAGACCCTCCGATTAACGAGGCAATCCCCATCCCGACGAATTCAAAAAACTTCCCTTGGGCATAATCGACCTGATACCGATCGCTGACAGCCCTGTTCTCCAAAAAATTAAAGAGATAGGCCTCCTTGGAGCCGGTATAGAAGGCCTGCCCTATCCCCATGAAAATCTCGCCGACAACCGCCATTCCGATATGGAATGGAAAGGCGAGGAAGATGACACCGATCGATTGAAAAAGACCGCAGAACATCATCGCCCATTTATGGCCAAAATGATCCGAGAAGAGACCACTCGGGATCTCGGCAATTGTCACGGAGAGGAAAAAGATACTGATGAGGATCGTTACCTGAAGTTGTGTAAACCCGTGGGCCTGAAACCACAAAACCAAAATCGGGATGAAAAAATAGAGTCGTG
It encodes:
- a CDS encoding MFS transporter, with the translated sequence MPKAPTVKPYVFHSFLSRLYFFIPILVLWFQAHGFTQLQVTILISIFFLSVTIAEIPSGLFSDHFGHKWAMMFCGLFQSIGVIFLAFPFHIGMAVVGEIFMGIGQAFYTGSKEAYLFNFLENRAVSDRYQVDYAQGKFFEFVGMGIASLIGGSVYIFSGRLPFFLSAIAFLVAAIVAITLHEPPKTRKTASAGAESFLMGVREIRSGSKNLRTMVGYYSLLFTTILVFIVTLIQPYLKEVGVPLAYFGLVFLFFQMASMGGSQLARHLPNRFLKRGNFFLLAFFFTLTLSALALIHHPFSFLLASLVYFIWGLFLPMTSQAVNQLISSERRATVLSTQDFLQHLLFVVIAPVLGWITDSWGLPMTLWALGGLTTLSALIVLRFR